The following DNA comes from Populus trichocarpa isolate Nisqually-1 chromosome 19, P.trichocarpa_v4.1, whole genome shotgun sequence.
tagtgttggagagcccgtagaccctgtttttatcgggtccaccagacgatcccgtctccatccacaaatctggatcgaaatctggatgggtcgacagattgtccccatatctctccctcaaccggctattataggtctcctgaaaattccatcggtaaaaaaatcatcaaatgcaattcaagatgcaattcaagaaaataataacttacaaaataaaatgaatgaacgaacataccacgaagtgctgagcacggttgtccacgaactgctgcacccctttttgacggtcttgactccgcacatgcgtctctagaaacagctccattggactcggttcacgtccaagagacgcagcctgtaaggaaaaaataggttgaaagttaaatatattataagtcTCCATGGGGTTGTTCTGTGAACAATATTGTTCATAGAACAGTTAGAATATTGATAGTATGACAgattaataagaagaaaaagagaatgaTTGGATTTtgtaaaagaatatttaaaaattatcttaatttaaaaacttcaaCTACTGTATAAGGAttaaaacctaattttataTTAAGTCATAACTAAGTTTGAAACCTACACAACACCATAGTAAAAAGAAAACTCTAAGAGCCATCTCTATGCAGAAATTTAAACCTGTTGATGAGACCCAACTCTTTTGAACTTACTACTGCATCCCCtcaaatgattttatataataGAATGTACTTAGATAAAGAAATGAGAGCTTTTAGTGCTGCATTATCATCTCCCCGGCGTTCTCAGTGCCCATGTCTATGTGCCACGAGCTGCACAACTGCATCTGCCGTTCAAGTTCCTCTTTTAAGGCATTCAACTCTCTGTCGCGCTCCAGCATTTTCTGTGCATGTTCCTCTTTCAAGGCACGAATCTCTTTTGGATGATGCTCACCTAAGGCAATCAGCTTCTGCAAAAAGTGCGTTGACGAAATTAATGGATATCATAAGAGACAAGATGTAAGCCTTCTATTGAGGAGTGAATATTATTCATCTACATCTGCTTTCAAAGAGATCATGTACgcaaattttctaattaaagtTTATATTTGTAAGCATGAGAGTCATAAAGTTTACTCATCAATAATGTATACTAATATAATTTACTATGAAAAGGTTCCCAGATTTAAACCAAATGGAATCGTAACAGCATTTCACGGTGTGGCACAAGagacatataaatatttatatactcGTCCCAAGTTTTGTGAAAAGATCAGTTTATAGACTATAGTGTATGAAGAGAAAATCCCACCTTCCCTATTTCAAGTATAGAATCACTTTGACTCTTTTCCACGATCTTCAGGTTGATATTTTCTTCTCTAGTTTCCTTCAGATCCATTCTCAGCTGAAATGCTTGTCCATCAAGGTGGAATTTGCTTTTCTTAAGTTCTTCCGTCTCTGCCTTCAGTTTTTCCACCTCTTCCTGCAAATTAGataggaaaagaaatgaatatgaGCTATGTAtgagggaaagaaaaggaaagaaaatcacCACAAAGGAGTACTAGAGAGGGGTAATATTTGGCTGGCTACTCGCCTTCTTTCTCTCACGGTAATCTTTGTTGATCTCCGGTGTGCTTTTCTTCCGCTTATGACCAGAGCCTGCGTGTTTGAACGTGTACGCATGAGCTGCTTTGGGGCAGACATGAATGAATACTACTACAGTTAacttttttccttccttttcaaTTGTATTCCTGATTTAATCTCTAACTTAGGTTATCTGTATAAATTGTTTTCCTATAAAAATGGTCCACTAACCTTGTTTTTAGTATCTGTTTGACTTGgaattagaattgaaaaaatagctAATACACCAATTACAATGATATTATAATTAGCCTAGGTCAccaatataaatcaaaacggTCATACAACAAATACATCATACTAGtactaaaaacatgttttacgagagagaaatataatattttgacaGCACATAATATTGTGGACCATTCATAATTTACAGCagaaaaaattgcaatttaacATTGGATGCACACTAATcatttatggttttgatttttcaaagaatcaatgaaaGAGGAAGTGAAGTGTTATCATTTTTCAAAAGTCATAATTATTTgtgataaataattattgaaaagaggtttataatatttgattatgtgtttttatatacTAATCTTGATTATacttttatgaaataaataattcaaaaaattatttctaacatTATATAATCTGGTTGAAGTTATATTCACCTATTGAGTTTTATTTCATAAGTGTATCTACGCTCCCTACAAATCCAACATCAATCATCCACCCATTGCTGCAAAATCAAACGGGCTTCCTCCCTTTTTCATCCGGACTTGGATCGATGAATTATCTAATTGAATTAAGCGGATTAGGCAATTCAAAGACTTTGTTTGGGTTTGAAGAGCTAGTCAAAAGGCAACAAATGGGTTTCGCATGAAACCCAGGCATAATATAGAACATAGCTTGAGCTGAAACAGTGAGAGAAATCAAAGATTATTCAACAGATCGGATGCTTAAAACATTTCCTTATCATATATTCATCCATCTAACTAGATCTAACCATGCATCTATATATGTATTtagcgggaaaaaaaaaaacatgagaacaTATATCATTCAACTCCAAGAGATTTTAAGTAGGTGAAGTCTCAAAATCATGAAAGATGaaatggttatttttattttattatcttataatATAGTCTCGAAATTATGAAAGATTAAATggtttataaaatgaaaactaCTAGATATAACCACAATTATTTGACTTACAGGTGATTCTCGGATCTTGAAGATCCTGAACCGAACTGGAATCCTCCTTCACTAAATTCCCTGCCATCTTCGAACCTCCTGGAGATATACAATTTCAgtgctttttgctttttttggagagggagggagaggctACAGTTGATAAAGAATCCCATTTGGGCAAGGCCATGAAACAGCCAATCAAGGGATCAATTCTAAAGTAAATCGTTCGATATCGAAGGATTCAATAAATTAGTGCTTCATGAAGTAGCTGCACTCCTAAGTCCTACCCCTATATAGTTTAATAATTCCTAATATTAATTATCCCTATACTTCTTCTAACTTTCTATTCCCACTcgaaaaggaaaacatttagaaaaacgtgctaaatataacatgaattatGTCTTGcacatgataaattatttatgagtAAATTGAAGTGTTCTCAATCCATTAATTATAACATGCTGATAAATTAACATAGATATATAGTTAATTGACAAATCATAAgtatttaaaacttaaa
Coding sequences within:
- the LOC18108640 gene encoding uncharacterized protein LOC18108640 isoform X1, which produces MAGNLVKEDSSSVQDLQDPRITSAHAYTFKHAGSGHKRKKSTPEINKDYRERKKEEVEKLKAETEELKKSKFHLDGQAFQLRMDLKETREENINLKIVEKSQSDSILEIGKKLIALGEHHPKEIRALKEEHAQKMLERDRELNALKEELERQMQLCSSWHIDMGTENAGEMIMQH
- the LOC18108640 gene encoding uncharacterized protein LOC18108640 isoform X2, with amino-acid sequence MAGNLVKEDSSSVQDLQDPRITSHAYTFKHAGSGHKRKKSTPEINKDYRERKKEEVEKLKAETEELKKSKFHLDGQAFQLRMDLKETREENINLKIVEKSQSDSILEIGKKLIALGEHHPKEIRALKEEHAQKMLERDRELNALKEELERQMQLCSSWHIDMGTENAGEMIMQH
- the LOC18108640 gene encoding uncharacterized protein LOC18108640 isoform X3 is translated as MAGNLVKEDSSSVQDLQDPRITCSGHKRKKSTPEINKDYRERKKEEVEKLKAETEELKKSKFHLDGQAFQLRMDLKETREENINLKIVEKSQSDSILEIGKKLIALGEHHPKEIRALKEEHAQKMLERDRELNALKEELERQMQLCSSWHIDMGTENAGEMIMQH